In Xenorhabdus poinarii G6, the following are encoded in one genomic region:
- a CDS encoding sensor histidine kinase, with amino-acid sequence MSSLKRWRLFPRSLRQLVLMAFWLVLLPLLVLAYQAYQSLDQLSTKAAEINRSTLTDAHRSEAMIGIVLEMERSYRQYCVLGDDRLKKLYQRQYRQYINMLGSQMAMLSDNTEYTKKFDALLSGLKTISCRNGEPEPTSSNLLKAFSETNSFLVQKTRNIIYGRGEQLQKSIADKGQLFGWQSLILFLLSILLITLFTRMIIGPVKGIERMINRLGEGQSLENQIDAFKGPLELRSLAQRIIWLSERLSWLESQRHEFLRHISHELKTPLASMREGTELLADEIAGSLTADQKEVVSILDSSSKHLQRLIEQLLEYNRRLADGPAEHQIVSLKELVDGVVLSHQLPARIKNICTEIQLDRDYCWAEPSLLTRVIDNLYSNAVHYGAESGNIWIVSRQVGKKLQIDIANTGTPIPEAEKSMLFEPFYQGTRQRKGAVKGSGLGLSIAQDCIKQMQGELHLIESEFADVCFRIELPLTAKNVNEYV; translated from the coding sequence ATGAGTTCTTTGAAAAGATGGCGTTTATTTCCACGCTCATTGCGCCAATTAGTGTTAATGGCTTTCTGGTTGGTGCTATTGCCGCTGTTAGTTCTGGCTTATCAGGCTTACCAAAGCCTTGATCAGCTCAGTACCAAGGCGGCTGAAATTAATCGTTCAACGTTGACGGATGCCCATCGTAGTGAAGCGATGATTGGCATCGTCCTTGAAATGGAACGGAGTTACCGTCAATACTGTGTATTAGGGGATGATCGGCTGAAAAAGCTTTATCAACGCCAATACCGGCAATATATCAATATGCTGGGTAGTCAGATGGCGATGCTGTCAGACAATACGGAATATACGAAAAAATTTGATGCATTATTATCGGGACTGAAAACAATTTCTTGTCGTAATGGCGAGCCAGAACCAACATCCTCTAACCTGCTCAAAGCATTTTCCGAAACGAACAGTTTTTTGGTGCAGAAAACGCGAAATATTATTTATGGTCGTGGCGAACAACTGCAAAAGAGTATTGCTGATAAAGGGCAACTTTTTGGTTGGCAAAGTCTGATCTTATTCCTGTTAAGCATCCTTTTGATAACGTTGTTTACGCGTATGATTATCGGACCGGTGAAAGGCATTGAACGAATGATTAATCGACTGGGAGAAGGGCAGTCGTTGGAAAATCAGATTGACGCCTTTAAAGGCCCCCTGGAGTTGCGATCACTGGCTCAGCGCATTATTTGGCTGAGCGAGCGTTTATCCTGGCTTGAATCTCAACGCCATGAGTTTTTACGTCATATCTCTCATGAACTGAAAACACCGTTGGCAAGTATGCGTGAAGGCACGGAGCTGTTGGCTGACGAAATTGCAGGATCGCTGACGGCGGATCAAAAAGAAGTCGTCAGTATCCTGGATAGTAGTAGTAAGCATTTACAGCGGCTTATTGAGCAATTACTTGAATATAACCGCAGATTAGCAGATGGTCCTGCTGAGCACCAGATTGTTTCCCTAAAAGAACTGGTGGATGGGGTGGTATTGTCACATCAACTGCCTGCCCGTATAAAAAATATTTGTACAGAAATTCAATTGGATAGGGATTATTGTTGGGCAGAGCCCAGTTTACTGACGCGAGTGATTGATAATCTCTATTCCAATGCAGTGCACTATGGGGCTGAATCCGGTAACATCTGGATCGTGAGCCGACAAGTGGGTAAAAAACTTCAGATTGATATCGCCAATACAGGAACACCGATTCCTGAAGCAGAAAAAAGTATGCTTTTCGAGCCATTTTATCAGGGAACACGGCAACGAAAAGGCGCGGTAAAAGGAAGTGGCCTGGGTTTAAGCATTGCGCAAGATTGCATTAAACAGATGCAAGGCGAGCTTCACCTGATAGAATCTGAATTTGCTGATGTATGTTTTCGAATTGAACTGCCATTAACTGCAAAGAATGTTAACGAATATGTATAA
- a CDS encoding NAD+ synthase, giving the protein MSRTLNIALAQLNWLVGDIEGNSERMLQTVQEQQAKGADLVMFSELALSGYFPEDLLFRSDFHQRCREQLARLQAASSQVGILVGHPWQQDGKCYNALSLFWKGEVVARYFKQLLPNYGVFDEERYFKAGEQSCVIPFKGYQLGLLICEDLWFDAPVDALKQAGAEIILSINASPYNREKPNIRGTLITTHCQRTQLPIIYLNQVGGQDQLIFDGCSKVFDANGEITHRMAAFEEQVEQCRFNDRHIEPMANPALHLPPLAQIYKALVLSVRDYVQKNGFKGALLGLSGGIDSGLTLAIAVDALGKDHVQAVMMPFRYTSEMSIHDAREQAELLGVEFDVVSIEPMFDAFMAQLAPMFAGTGKDTTEENLQARCRAVILMAISNKRRRLVLTTSNKSESAVGYSTLYGDMAGGFNALKDVPKTMVFALSKYRNTVSPAIPQRVIDRPPSAELAPDQLDQDSLPPYDILDAILEEYVEKDKSVADLVSEGFDEAIVRKVIRLVDTNEYKRCQAPIGPRITQRDFGKDRRYPITSGFGRKNW; this is encoded by the coding sequence ATGAGTCGTACTCTTAATATCGCTCTTGCCCAGTTAAATTGGCTGGTAGGAGACATTGAAGGCAACAGCGAGCGTATGTTGCAGACAGTCCAGGAACAACAGGCAAAAGGTGCTGACCTGGTGATGTTTTCTGAGCTGGCACTGTCTGGCTATTTTCCTGAAGATTTGTTGTTCCGCTCTGATTTTCATCAGCGTTGCCGTGAACAATTGGCGCGTTTGCAAGCCGCCAGTTCTCAGGTGGGGATTTTGGTTGGGCATCCCTGGCAACAGGATGGCAAATGTTATAATGCGCTTTCCCTGTTTTGGAAAGGGGAAGTGGTGGCGCGTTATTTCAAACAGTTACTGCCAAATTATGGGGTTTTTGATGAAGAGCGTTATTTCAAAGCGGGTGAGCAAAGCTGTGTGATCCCCTTTAAAGGGTATCAGCTTGGTCTATTGATTTGTGAAGATTTATGGTTTGACGCCCCGGTTGATGCGTTGAAACAGGCGGGGGCAGAAATTATTTTGTCGATTAATGCTTCTCCTTATAACCGTGAAAAACCGAATATTCGCGGCACATTAATCACCACCCACTGTCAGCGTACGCAATTGCCGATTATCTATCTCAATCAGGTCGGTGGACAAGATCAGCTTATTTTTGATGGTTGTTCTAAAGTCTTTGATGCCAATGGTGAAATCACCCATCGTATGGCCGCATTTGAGGAACAGGTTGAACAATGCCGTTTCAATGATAGGCACATTGAACCGATGGCAAATCCGGCGCTTCACTTACCTCCATTGGCGCAAATTTATAAGGCGTTAGTCCTTTCTGTACGAGATTATGTTCAAAAGAACGGTTTTAAAGGTGCTTTGCTCGGTTTATCGGGAGGCATTGACTCCGGGTTGACATTGGCGATTGCCGTGGATGCATTGGGGAAAGATCATGTTCAGGCGGTAATGATGCCATTTCGTTATACTTCAGAAATGAGTATTCATGATGCCAGAGAGCAGGCTGAGTTATTGGGTGTTGAATTTGACGTTGTTTCTATCGAACCCATGTTTGATGCGTTTATGGCACAGTTGGCACCGATGTTTGCGGGAACAGGAAAAGATACCACTGAAGAAAATTTGCAGGCACGTTGTCGCGCAGTGATTTTGATGGCGATATCCAACAAACGCCGCCGTTTGGTATTGACGACCAGTAACAAAAGTGAATCTGCCGTTGGGTACTCAACGCTGTATGGTGATATGGCGGGGGGCTTTAATGCGTTGAAAGATGTACCTAAAACGATGGTATTTGCATTGTCTAAATACCGGAATACCGTTTCCCCGGCGATTCCTCAGCGTGTGATTGATCGTCCACCATCCGCAGAACTGGCGCCAGATCAACTGGATCAAGATAGCCTTCCTCCGTATGACATATTGGATGCTATCCTTGAAGAATATGTTGAAAAAGACAAATCAGTCGCTGATTTAGTCTCTGAAGGTTTTGATGAAGCAATCGTTCGCAAGGTAATTCGGTTGGTTGACACGAATGAATATAAACGTTGTCAGGCACCGATTGGTCCCCGCATTACACAACGTGATTTTGGAAAAGACAGGCGTTACCCGATTACTTCTGGTTTCGGGCGTAAAAATTGGTAA
- the hmpA gene encoding NO-inducible flavohemoprotein, producing the protein MLDSHVITTIKSTIPLIVSTGPKLTAHFYERMFKHHPELKDIFNMSHQIKGDQREALFNALCAYAANIDNLSALLPAVEKIAHKHASLNIKPAHYHLVGTHLLATLDEMFHPGEDVLNAWGKAYNVLANVFIQREEEIYQSGASSEGGWRDLRPFRVSRKQPQSELITSFEFVPVDGGKVMDYKPGQYLGIYIENPAFANREIRQYSLTAAPNGSSYQIAIKREPQGKVSNHMHDHVQEGDIVLLAAPRGDFFLEVQAETPVTLISAGVGLTPMMSMLQSLYNQHHTAPINWFHATEHGGYHAFAGKVNVIAESMPNLYSQVWYREPRETDQKGTHYHHAGLMDLSLVKEAIMVEGMAFYFCGPVAFMQHIASQLLLMGIDEHHLHYECFGPHKVI; encoded by the coding sequence ATGCTAGATAGCCACGTTATCACAACAATAAAATCCACTATCCCATTAATTGTTTCTACCGGGCCTAAACTGACTGCCCATTTTTACGAACGTATGTTCAAACATCATCCTGAATTAAAAGATATTTTTAATATGAGCCATCAGATCAAGGGGGATCAACGTGAAGCGCTTTTCAATGCGCTTTGTGCTTATGCAGCCAACATCGATAATCTATCAGCGCTATTACCTGCCGTCGAAAAAATTGCGCATAAGCACGCCAGCCTCAACATTAAACCGGCGCACTACCACCTTGTTGGGACACATCTTCTGGCGACCCTTGATGAGATGTTTCATCCTGGTGAAGACGTGCTGAACGCCTGGGGAAAAGCCTACAACGTCTTGGCGAATGTATTTATCCAGCGGGAAGAGGAAATTTATCAAAGTGGCGCATCATCGGAAGGGGGCTGGCGTGATTTGCGTCCATTCCGGGTCAGCCGAAAACAGCCACAAAGCGAACTTATCACGAGTTTTGAGTTTGTTCCTGTCGATGGTGGCAAAGTCATGGATTATAAGCCGGGACAATATTTGGGGATCTATATAGAAAACCCGGCATTCGCAAACCGTGAAATCCGCCAATATTCACTGACCGCTGCGCCCAATGGCAGCAGTTATCAAATTGCCATTAAACGTGAACCTCAGGGCAAGGTGTCAAACCATATGCATGATCATGTACAGGAAGGGGATATCGTCCTGCTAGCCGCACCTCGTGGTGATTTTTTCCTTGAGGTACAGGCTGAAACGCCCGTGACACTCATTTCTGCCGGCGTGGGTTTGACGCCGATGATGAGTATGCTGCAATCCCTGTATAACCAGCATCATACCGCCCCGATCAATTGGTTCCATGCCACAGAGCATGGCGGTTATCATGCCTTCGCAGGGAAAGTGAATGTCATTGCTGAATCCATGCCTAATCTGTATTCACAAGTTTGGTATCGTGAACCCCGGGAAACAGATCAAAAAGGCACACATTATCACCATGCAGGGTTGATGGATCTTTCGCTCGTGAAAGAAGCCATCATGGTAGAAGGGATGGCCTTTTATTTCTGTGGGCCTGTCGCATTCATGCAACATATCGCCAGCCAATTGCTGCTCATGGGGATTGATGAACACCATCTTCATTATGAATGCTTTGGCCCACATAAAGTCATTTAA
- the glyA gene encoding serine hydroxymethyltransferase, whose product MLKREMNIANYDPELWQAMEQEVCRQEEHIELIASENYTSPRVMQAQGSQLTNKYAEGYPGKRYYGGCEHVDVVEQLAIDRAKALFGADYANVQPHSGSQANAAVYMTLLQPGDTVLGMNLAHGGHLTHGSPVNFSGKLYNIVPYGIDDAGKIDYDDIRSQAQKHQPKMIIGGFSAYSGVVDWAKMREIADEIGAYLFVDMAHVAGLVAAGVYPNPVPHAHVVTTTTHKTLAGPRGGLILAKGGDEELYKKLNSSVFPGSQGGPLMHVIAGKAVALKEAMEPEFKAYQHQVAKNAKEMVDVFLQRGYKVVSGATENHLFLLDLVDKNMTGKEADAALGRANITVNKNSVPNDPRSPFVTSGIRIGTPAITRRGFKEAETRELAGWICDVLDNINDEAIIEGVKQKVLDICAKYPVYA is encoded by the coding sequence ATGTTAAAGCGTGAAATGAATATTGCGAATTACGATCCCGAACTGTGGCAAGCGATGGAACAGGAGGTTTGTCGCCAAGAAGAACACATTGAATTGATTGCTTCTGAGAACTACACCAGCCCAAGAGTGATGCAAGCTCAAGGATCTCAGCTGACCAACAAGTATGCGGAAGGCTATCCGGGCAAACGTTACTACGGCGGTTGTGAACATGTCGATGTTGTTGAACAACTTGCGATTGACCGCGCAAAAGCGCTGTTTGGTGCTGATTATGCTAACGTCCAGCCACATTCTGGTTCTCAGGCAAATGCGGCGGTGTACATGACATTGTTGCAACCCGGCGATACCGTTTTAGGGATGAATCTGGCGCATGGCGGTCACCTGACTCACGGCTCTCCTGTTAACTTTTCCGGTAAACTGTATAACATCGTTCCTTATGGCATTGATGACGCTGGCAAAATCGATTACGACGATATTCGTTCCCAGGCACAAAAACATCAACCTAAAATGATCATCGGTGGCTTCTCAGCTTATTCTGGTGTTGTCGATTGGGCGAAGATGCGTGAAATTGCCGATGAAATCGGCGCTTACCTGTTCGTTGATATGGCTCATGTAGCAGGTCTGGTGGCTGCCGGTGTTTATCCAAACCCCGTTCCGCATGCACACGTTGTCACAACCACCACGCACAAAACGCTGGCTGGCCCACGTGGTGGCTTGATTTTGGCGAAAGGCGGTGACGAAGAACTCTATAAGAAACTGAATTCCTCCGTTTTCCCAGGCTCTCAGGGTGGCCCATTGATGCATGTTATTGCGGGTAAGGCCGTGGCATTGAAAGAAGCTATGGAACCTGAATTCAAAGCTTATCAACATCAAGTCGCCAAGAATGCGAAAGAGATGGTAGACGTCTTCCTGCAACGTGGTTACAAAGTGGTTTCTGGCGCAACCGAAAACCATCTATTCCTGCTGGATCTGGTGGATAAAAACATGACGGGCAAAGAGGCTGATGCAGCATTAGGGCGTGCCAATATCACGGTGAATAAAAACAGCGTGCCTAACGATCCGCGCAGCCCATTCGTTACTTCGGGTATCCGTATCGGGACACCTGCCATTACCCGTCGCGGCTTCAAGGAAGCGGAAACCCGTGAACTGGCGGGCTGGATATGTGATGTACTGGATAACATCAATGATGAAGCCATTATTGAAGGCGTTAAGCAAAAAGTCTTGGATATCTGCGCAAAATATCCGGTTTACGCATAA
- the glnB gene encoding nitrogen regulatory protein P-II — protein MKKIDAIIKPFKLDDVREALAEVGITGMTVTEVKGFGRQKGHTELYRGAEYMVDFLPKVKIEIVVPDDIVDTCVETIMQIAQTGKIGDGKIFVFDVARVVRIRTGEQDEEAI, from the coding sequence ATGAAAAAGATTGATGCCATTATCAAACCTTTCAAGCTGGATGATGTACGTGAAGCGCTGGCTGAAGTCGGTATCACTGGTATGACCGTGACAGAAGTAAAAGGGTTTGGACGTCAGAAAGGGCATACTGAATTGTATCGCGGCGCAGAATATATGGTAGATTTTCTGCCAAAAGTGAAAATAGAGATTGTTGTACCGGATGATATTGTTGATACCTGCGTTGAGACAATCATGCAGATTGCCCAAACCGGAAAAATCGGTGATGGCAAAATCTTTGTTTTCGATGTTGCTCGTGTTGTACGTATTCGTACCGGCGAACAGGACGAAGAAGCCATTTAA
- the glrR gene encoding two-component system response regulator GlrR, with amino-acid sequence MTVRNPAHLLLVDDDPGLLKLLGMRLTSEGFRVTTAESGHEALRLLTKEKADLVISDLRMDEMDGLALFAEIQKQHPGMPVIILTAHGSIPDAVAATQQGVFSFLTKPVDRDALYSAIDDALALSTPAIDGQWSEKIVTRSPLMLRLLEQTKMVAQSDVSILINGQSGTGKEVLAQAIHRASPRAKKPFIAINCGALPEQLLESELFGHAKGAFTGAVSSREGLFLAAQGGTLFLDEIGDMPMALQVKLLRVLQERKVRPLGSNRNIDIDVRIISATHRDLPKAMQRHEFREDLYYRLNVVNLKIPSLNERSEDIPLLANHLLRESAKRHKPFVRSFSTNAMKCLMAASWPGNVRQLVNVIEQCVALTMTPVISDALVSQALEGENTVLPTFVEARGQFELNYLRKLLQITKGNVTHAARMAGRNRTEFYKLLARHELDANDFKA; translated from the coding sequence ATGACTGTGCGCAATCCCGCTCATCTTCTTTTAGTTGATGACGATCCTGGCCTGCTAAAATTATTGGGAATGCGTTTAACCAGTGAAGGCTTTCGTGTCACAACCGCAGAGAGTGGGCATGAAGCATTGCGCCTGTTGACGAAAGAAAAAGCGGATTTAGTGATCAGCGACTTACGCATGGATGAGATGGATGGTCTGGCACTGTTTGCGGAGATCCAGAAACAGCATCCCGGAATGCCGGTTATTATTCTGACGGCACATGGTTCTATTCCCGATGCGGTGGCGGCAACGCAGCAAGGTGTCTTTAGTTTCCTGACGAAGCCGGTTGATCGTGATGCACTTTATAGCGCGATTGATGATGCTCTGGCGCTGTCAACCCCCGCCATCGACGGGCAATGGAGCGAGAAGATCGTCACCCGCAGCCCCCTGATGTTACGTCTGCTGGAACAAACCAAAATGGTGGCGCAGTCTGACGTGAGTATTTTGATTAATGGGCAAAGCGGAACGGGTAAAGAAGTTCTGGCGCAGGCCATTCATCGTGCCAGCCCGCGAGCAAAAAAACCGTTTATTGCCATTAACTGTGGGGCTTTACCTGAGCAGTTGCTTGAATCTGAATTATTTGGTCATGCCAAAGGGGCATTTACGGGGGCAGTCAGTAGCCGGGAAGGGCTGTTTTTAGCGGCACAGGGCGGCACCTTGTTCCTTGATGAGATCGGTGATATGCCGATGGCATTGCAGGTTAAACTCTTGAGGGTGTTGCAAGAACGCAAAGTTCGTCCTTTAGGGAGTAATCGAAATATCGACATTGATGTTAGAATTATTTCTGCGACTCACCGTGATCTGCCCAAAGCCATGCAACGTCATGAATTCCGGGAAGATCTCTATTACCGGTTAAACGTTGTTAACTTGAAAATTCCTTCCTTGAACGAACGTTCAGAAGATATTCCTCTATTGGCTAATCACCTGTTACGTGAATCTGCTAAGCGCCATAAACCTTTTGTTCGGAGTTTCTCTACCAATGCCATGAAATGTTTGATGGCAGCAAGTTGGCCGGGTAATGTTCGTCAGTTGGTCAATGTGATTGAGCAGTGTGTGGCATTGACAATGACACCTGTCATTAGTGATGCCTTAGTGTCTCAGGCATTGGAGGGCGAAAATACCGTATTGCCGACCTTTGTCGAAGCCCGTGGGCAATTCGAACTGAATTATCTGCGCAAATTGCTGCAAATCACCAAAGGAAATGTCACCCATGCGGCTCGCATGGCAGGGCGTAACCGAACGGAGTTTTATAAATTGCTGGCACGTCACGAATTAGATGCCAACGATTTTAAAGCGTAA
- a CDS encoding FecCD family ABC transporter permease — protein sequence MKFDQAIDGKRVLRFANGLQMRTLDIKVGLCLFTITIILIVISLNVGVTDVGVYEFLHMLFGHSLEHHQSYALWVVRIPHILLGLMVGWCAALAGAILQPIARNPLADPGLFGISQGSMTMIIILLAFVPAAPKMLIVLAALAGGLTVALFLTLLVGNNRASGLAILLMGIATSSVLGSVSSFLLLYLPTELSLNLAGWMEGSLFQASWSVIASFIPLFLLSIIGILLIGPALNRYELGNELALSLGEPVKYSRPMLMVFAVLLSTASVAAVGPLSFIGILAPHLASFVSSATGRARLFLSALVGSNLVVAADIVTKAAPAGVFLPIGLSFTLIGVPLFILTMRLRALRKR from the coding sequence ATGAAGTTTGATCAGGCAATAGACGGAAAAAGAGTATTACGCTTCGCTAATGGATTACAGATGCGCACCCTCGATATAAAAGTCGGGTTATGTCTATTTACCATTACGATCATACTCATCGTTATTTCTTTAAACGTTGGCGTTACGGACGTTGGCGTATATGAATTCTTGCATATGCTTTTCGGTCATTCTCTTGAACACCATCAGTCTTATGCACTCTGGGTTGTACGAATACCTCATATTTTATTGGGACTGATGGTTGGTTGGTGCGCAGCCCTTGCCGGTGCTATTCTGCAGCCGATTGCTCGTAATCCGTTGGCCGATCCCGGTCTTTTTGGCATAAGTCAGGGTTCTATGACGATGATCATTATCTTGCTGGCGTTCGTTCCCGCCGCCCCTAAGATGCTGATCGTCCTTGCGGCACTGGCTGGTGGACTGACTGTTGCGTTGTTTTTGACTTTACTCGTCGGCAATAATCGCGCTAGTGGCTTGGCAATTTTACTGATGGGGATTGCTACCTCGTCCGTTCTCGGTTCAGTCAGCTCTTTTCTTCTCCTCTATCTTCCGACAGAGTTATCCCTGAATCTTGCCGGATGGATGGAAGGGTCGTTGTTTCAGGCCAGCTGGTCAGTTATCGCATCATTCATCCCATTATTCTTATTGAGTATTATCGGTATTCTGCTCATTGGCCCCGCGTTAAACCGCTATGAGCTTGGAAATGAACTGGCTTTGTCCCTTGGGGAGCCTGTCAAATATTCCCGTCCGATGCTGATGGTATTTGCTGTCTTGTTAAGCACAGCGTCTGTCGCCGCAGTAGGACCATTGAGCTTTATAGGGATATTGGCGCCGCATTTGGCAAGCTTTGTTTCATCGGCCACAGGCCGCGCCCGACTGTTTCTTTCCGCTCTGGTGGGCAGCAATCTCGTCGTTGCAGCGGATATCGTGACGAAAGCAGCACCGGCAGGCGTCTTTCTCCCTATCGGGTTGAGCTTCACCCTCATTGGCGTACCCCTGTTCATCCTGACGATGCGGCTTCGCGCACTGCGTAAACGCTAA
- the qseG gene encoding two-component system QseEF-associated lipoprotein QseG translates to MTETEQQNTVTMLMKKQVAVIQPILARALTLRVRVMLLLLVPYLLAGCVNTSETDKSSMIAAILPEQHVTDYRLRECELLWDITKPAAMENSLYWLRAIDCTDRLPASQARETANRFVPVTPTDWPNAFKQSILMGRAASGLAERKRVIENFNRYSAQLPVALRPLFQLWREQQYLKISLAEERVKFQRFQQDSENKIDHLKALRDRLELKLREMSRKLENLTDIERQLSSRKQEQNGAVTSDDTGQMNGELPQDSLDISPNMATPSNHQAALKDKLATNLNTQAEANSSEEKGVEQ, encoded by the coding sequence ATGACGGAGACGGAACAGCAAAATACGGTGACTATGCTAATGAAGAAACAAGTAGCTGTGATACAGCCTATTCTGGCGCGTGCTTTAACCTTGCGTGTGCGTGTCATGTTGCTATTGCTCGTTCCTTATCTATTGGCAGGTTGTGTCAATACCAGCGAAACAGATAAATCATCAATGATTGCCGCTATCTTACCGGAACAACATGTCACGGATTATCGTCTGAGAGAGTGTGAATTACTCTGGGACATCACGAAACCTGCGGCGATGGAGAACTCACTTTACTGGTTGAGAGCTATCGATTGTACGGATCGGTTGCCTGCGTCACAGGCACGTGAGACGGCAAACCGTTTCGTGCCGGTGACGCCGACTGATTGGCCTAATGCATTCAAACAAAGTATTTTAATGGGCAGAGCGGCTTCTGGATTGGCTGAGCGTAAGCGGGTGATAGAAAACTTTAATCGCTATAGTGCACAACTTCCTGTCGCTTTGCGTCCATTATTCCAATTGTGGCGTGAGCAGCAATATCTGAAAATCAGCCTCGCTGAAGAAAGGGTTAAATTTCAGCGTTTCCAACAAGACAGTGAGAATAAAATTGATCATTTGAAAGCGTTGCGGGACCGTTTAGAACTGAAACTGCGCGAAATGTCCCGCAAGCTGGAAAATCTGACTGATATTGAACGCCAACTTTCCTCCCGCAAACAAGAACAAAATGGCGCTGTCACTTCAGATGACACCGGGCAGATGAATGGCGAGCTTCCCCAAGATAGCTTAGACATTTCACCGAATATGGCCACGCCATCCAATCATCAAGCCGCGTTGAAAGACAAATTGGCAACAAACTTGAATACACAAGCGGAAGCCAATTCCTCAGAAGAAAAAGGAGTCGAACAATAA
- a CDS encoding 3-phenylpropionate MFS transporter translates to MVIPSTSWLGLSYFTYYFSFGIFLPFWSVWLKGEGIDTSMIGIMLGIGMIARFVGSLVISSAVEDPANLIKALRILALLAMFFAVAFALGSHWVWLAFVMVSFNVFFSPLIPLSDALAGTWQKQFTLDYGKVRVWGSVAFIISSSLTGILMSADGLNLSISSLNLGWHVSFDSLNRWISSKLFGTHQIILAFLICSVTVMLLGMMLKPSIMPVGKMKVANTNTISFKKLLAEKAVWKFLICVTLLQAAHAGYYSFSSIYWAQAGYSSSTIGYLWSLGVVAEVVIFTFSKPLFRRWSARNLLLLSGVCGVIRWGLMGTSTELSVLIMIQILHCGTFTVCHLAAMRFIGARKENEIIRLQSVYSALSMGGGIAVMSMIAGCLYEHIGRGIFWMMALIVLPALFLRPKVEAHASS, encoded by the coding sequence ATGGTTATTCCGTCAACATCTTGGCTAGGGTTAAGTTATTTCACCTACTATTTTTCTTTTGGCATATTTTTGCCTTTTTGGTCTGTCTGGCTAAAAGGTGAAGGTATTGACACCTCGATGATTGGGATCATGTTAGGTATTGGTATGATTGCCCGTTTTGTCGGTAGCCTGGTTATCTCTTCTGCGGTCGAAGATCCTGCCAATCTGATAAAAGCACTGCGTATCCTTGCCTTGTTAGCCATGTTTTTTGCGGTGGCTTTTGCATTGGGCAGCCATTGGGTCTGGCTTGCCTTTGTCATGGTCAGTTTCAACGTATTTTTTTCACCCCTGATTCCTTTATCAGATGCTTTGGCAGGCACATGGCAAAAACAATTTACACTGGATTATGGCAAAGTCAGAGTTTGGGGATCGGTTGCATTTATTATTAGTTCTTCTTTAACTGGCATATTAATGTCTGCCGATGGTCTGAATCTCTCAATCAGTAGTTTAAATCTGGGCTGGCATGTCTCGTTTGATAGTTTAAATCGTTGGATTAGCAGCAAATTATTCGGGACACACCAGATCATTCTCGCGTTCTTGATATGCAGCGTCACGGTGATGCTATTGGGAATGATGCTGAAACCTTCAATTATGCCGGTAGGGAAAATGAAGGTGGCAAATACGAATACGATTTCTTTTAAAAAACTGCTAGCTGAAAAAGCAGTATGGAAGTTTTTAATCTGTGTGACGTTATTACAGGCAGCTCATGCAGGTTACTACAGTTTTAGTTCTATTTATTGGGCGCAGGCCGGTTACTCTTCATCAACGATTGGTTATCTTTGGTCGTTAGGGGTTGTGGCGGAAGTGGTTATCTTTACTTTCAGCAAACCGTTGTTCCGTCGTTGGTCTGCCCGTAATTTGCTGTTGTTATCCGGTGTTTGTGGTGTTATCCGTTGGGGATTAATGGGAACATCAACTGAACTTTCGGTTTTGATCATGATTCAAATCCTGCATTGTGGCACGTTTACTGTCTGCCATTTGGCTGCGATGCGTTTTATTGGGGCCAGAAAAGAAAACGAGATCATCCGGTTGCAGTCTGTTTACTCTGCGTTATCGATGGGAGGCGGTATTGCTGTTATGAGTATGATAGCAGGTTGCCTGTATGAGCATATAGGCAGAGGCATATTTTGGATGATGGCGCTGATTGTGCTGCCTGCTCTGTTTTTGCGACCAAAAGTTGAAGCCCATGCGTCAAGCTAA